One Micropterus dolomieu isolate WLL.071019.BEF.003 ecotype Adirondacks linkage group LG23, ASM2129224v1, whole genome shotgun sequence DNA window includes the following coding sequences:
- the cldn7b gene encoding claudin-7-B isoform X2, which produces MANKGLQLLGFALALLGVIGLIIGTIMPQWKMSAYVGDNIITAVSMYEGLWMSCAFQSTGQMQCKVYDSILQLNSALQATRALMIVSIIVTVAGLGVACMGMKCTNCGGDDKTKKANISITGGVIILVGALCSVVACSWYANDIIKAFYNPFTPVNTKYEFGSAIFIAWAGAALAVIGGGMMSASCRRQKSTPKYPISRPPSSGKEYV; this is translated from the exons ATGGCCAACAAAGGTCTGCAGCTTTTGGGATTCGCCCTGGCCCTTTTGGGTGTAATTGGACTGATAATTGGCACAATTATGCCTCAGTGGAAGATGTCTGCTTATGTTGGAGACAACATCATCACAGCGGTGTCCATGTATGAAGGACTGTGGATGTCCTGTGCGTTCCAGAGCACAGGCCAAATGCAGTGCAAAGTCTACGACTCAATCCTGCAGCTCAACA GTGCCCTCCAGGCAACCCGCGCCCTGATGATTGTGAGCATTATTGTAACAGTGGCCGGCTTGGGCGTAGCTTGCATGGGAATGAAGTGCACCAACTGTGGAGGAGATGACAAAACCAAAAAGGCCAACATTTCAATTACTGGTGGTGTTATCATCCTGGTCGGAG CTTTGTGTTCTGTTGTTGCCTGCTCCTGGTATGCTAATGACATCATCAAAGCCTTCTACAACCCTTTCACCCCTGTCAATACAAA GTATGAGTTTGGTTCTGCCATCTTCATTGCCTGGGCTGGCGCAGCCCTGGCTGTAATAGGAGGTGGCATGATGTCCGCATCGTGCCGCAGACAAAAATCTACACCGAAGTATCCCATCTCCAGACCTCCCAGCAGCGGCAAGGAATACGTTTGA
- the cldn7b gene encoding claudin-7-B isoform X1 — MANKGLQLLGFALALLGVIGLIIGTIMPQWKMSAYVGDNIITAVSMYEGLWMSCAFQSTGQMQCKVYDSILQLNSALQATRALMIVSIIVTVAGLGVACMGMKCTNCGGDDKTKKANISITGGVIILVGGKKPFNVFFLFSSLWTVSVIYLYFPTALCSVVACSWYANDIIKAFYNPFTPVNTKYEFGSAIFIAWAGAALAVIGGGMMSASCRRQKSTPKYPISRPPSSGKEYV; from the exons ATGGCCAACAAAGGTCTGCAGCTTTTGGGATTCGCCCTGGCCCTTTTGGGTGTAATTGGACTGATAATTGGCACAATTATGCCTCAGTGGAAGATGTCTGCTTATGTTGGAGACAACATCATCACAGCGGTGTCCATGTATGAAGGACTGTGGATGTCCTGTGCGTTCCAGAGCACAGGCCAAATGCAGTGCAAAGTCTACGACTCAATCCTGCAGCTCAACA GTGCCCTCCAGGCAACCCGCGCCCTGATGATTGTGAGCATTATTGTAACAGTGGCCGGCTTGGGCGTAGCTTGCATGGGAATGAAGTGCACCAACTGTGGAGGAGATGACAAAACCAAAAAGGCCAACATTTCAATTACTGGTGGTGTTATCATCCTGGTCGGAGGTAAGAAgccatttaatgttttttttttgttttcttctctttgGACGGTTTCAGTGATTTATCTTTACTTTCCCACAGCTTTGTGTTCTGTTGTTGCCTGCTCCTGGTATGCTAATGACATCATCAAAGCCTTCTACAACCCTTTCACCCCTGTCAATACAAA GTATGAGTTTGGTTCTGCCATCTTCATTGCCTGGGCTGGCGCAGCCCTGGCTGTAATAGGAGGTGGCATGATGTCCGCATCGTGCCGCAGACAAAAATCTACACCGAAGTATCCCATCTCCAGACCTCCCAGCAGCGGCAAGGAATACGTTTGA